A window of the Harpia harpyja isolate bHarHar1 chromosome 25, bHarHar1 primary haplotype, whole genome shotgun sequence genome harbors these coding sequences:
- the LOC128135850 gene encoding class I histocompatibility antigen, F10 alpha chain-like isoform X2: MGPGRGLGPGPGPGPGPGPGLGLGLGLGLLLGVLVGAASAFHSLRYFDVAVSEPSPGVPQFVIVGYVDGNLIVRYDSETGKMVPRADWMADNLDQQYWDTQTQIGQSNQQNDRIDLNTLRDRYNQSRGAHTLQTMYGCDILEDGSTRGYRQDAYDGRDFIAFDLDTMTFTAADAAAQITKRKWEKDGTVAEQWKHYLKNTCIEWLRKYVSYGRAVLERKEPPMVRVSGKEAHGILTLYCRAYGFYPRPITVSWLKDGEVRDQETEWGSIAPNSDGTYYTWASIEALPEEKDKYRCRVEHASLPEPGLFMWETESKLVTIILAVAVAILLVIAIMAGFAFWKYKSGRKKKGYDPASGTDGGSGSSAKGLTI; encoded by the exons atggggccgggccggggactgggaccgggaccgggaccgggaccgggaccgggaccgggactgggactgggactgggactggggctgctgctgggggtccTCGTCGGGGCGGCGAGCG CATTCCACTCCCTGCGCTACTTCGATGTTGCCGTGTCAGAGCCCAGCCCGGGGGTGCCCCAGTTTGTCATTGTGGGGTACGTGGACGGGAACCTCATTGTACGCTACGACAGTGAGACAGGGAAGATGGTGCCCCGGGCAGACTGGATGGCGGACAACCTGGACCAGCAGTACTGGGACACCCAGACCCAGATAGGACAGAGCAATCAGCAGAATGACCGCATTGACCTGAACACGCTGCGGGACCGCTACAACCAGAGCAGGG GGGCTCACACGCTGCAGACCATGTACGGCTGTGACATCCTGGAGGACGGCAGCACCAGGGGGTATCGTCAGGACGCCTACGACGGGAGGGATTTCATCGCCTTCGACTTGGACACGATGACATTCACCGCGGCAGACGCGGCGGCGCAAATCACCAAGAGAAAGTGGGAGAAGGACGGGACTGTCGCTGAGCAGTGGAAGCACTACCTGAAGAACACCTGCATCGAGTGGCTGAGGAAATACGTGAGCTACGGGCGGGCCGTGCTGGAGAGGAAAG agccccccatgGTCCGAGTGTCAGGGAAGGAGGCCCACGGGATCCTGACCTTGTACTGCCGCGCTTACGGCTTCTACCCGCGGCCCATCACCGTCAGCTGGCTGAAGGACGGCGAGGTCAGGGACCAGGAGACCGAGTGGGGCAGCATCGCGCCCAACAGCGATGGCACCTACTACACCTGGGCCTCCATCGAGGCCCTTCCAGAGGAGAAGGACAAGTACCGGTGCCGCGTGGAGCACGCCAGCCTGCCCGAGCCCGGCCTCTTCATGTGGG AGACGGAGTCCAAGCTGGTCACCATCATCCTGGCGGTGGCTGTTGCCATCCTGCTTGTGATCGCCATCATGGCCGGATTCGCCTTCTGGAAGTACAAATCAG ggaggaagaagaagggttATGATCCGGCATCAG GCACGGACGGCGGGTCTGGCAGCTCAGCCAAAG GGCTCACCATCTAA
- the LOC128135850 gene encoding class I histocompatibility antigen, F10 alpha chain-like isoform X3 → MGPGRGLGPGPGPGPGPGPGLGLGLGLGLLLGVLVGAASAFHSLRYFDVAVSEPSPGVPQFVIVGYVDGNLIVRYDSETGKMVPRADWMADNLDQQYWDTQTQIGQSNQQNDRIDLNTLRDRYNQSRGAHTLQTMYGCDILEDGSTRGYRQDAYDGRDFIAFDLDTMTFTAADAAAQITKRKWEKDGTVAEQWKHYLKNTCIEWLRKYVSYGRAVLERKEPPMVRVSGKEAHGILTLYCRAYGFYPRPITVSWLKDGEVRDQETEWGSIAPNSDGTYYTWASIEALPEEKDKYRCRVEHASLPEPGLFMWETESKLVTIILAVAVAILLVIAIMAGFAFWKYKSGRKKKGYDPASGLTI, encoded by the exons atggggccgggccggggactgggaccgggaccgggaccgggaccgggaccgggaccgggactgggactgggactgggactggggctgctgctgggggtccTCGTCGGGGCGGCGAGCG CATTCCACTCCCTGCGCTACTTCGATGTTGCCGTGTCAGAGCCCAGCCCGGGGGTGCCCCAGTTTGTCATTGTGGGGTACGTGGACGGGAACCTCATTGTACGCTACGACAGTGAGACAGGGAAGATGGTGCCCCGGGCAGACTGGATGGCGGACAACCTGGACCAGCAGTACTGGGACACCCAGACCCAGATAGGACAGAGCAATCAGCAGAATGACCGCATTGACCTGAACACGCTGCGGGACCGCTACAACCAGAGCAGGG GGGCTCACACGCTGCAGACCATGTACGGCTGTGACATCCTGGAGGACGGCAGCACCAGGGGGTATCGTCAGGACGCCTACGACGGGAGGGATTTCATCGCCTTCGACTTGGACACGATGACATTCACCGCGGCAGACGCGGCGGCGCAAATCACCAAGAGAAAGTGGGAGAAGGACGGGACTGTCGCTGAGCAGTGGAAGCACTACCTGAAGAACACCTGCATCGAGTGGCTGAGGAAATACGTGAGCTACGGGCGGGCCGTGCTGGAGAGGAAAG agccccccatgGTCCGAGTGTCAGGGAAGGAGGCCCACGGGATCCTGACCTTGTACTGCCGCGCTTACGGCTTCTACCCGCGGCCCATCACCGTCAGCTGGCTGAAGGACGGCGAGGTCAGGGACCAGGAGACCGAGTGGGGCAGCATCGCGCCCAACAGCGATGGCACCTACTACACCTGGGCCTCCATCGAGGCCCTTCCAGAGGAGAAGGACAAGTACCGGTGCCGCGTGGAGCACGCCAGCCTGCCCGAGCCCGGCCTCTTCATGTGGG AGACGGAGTCCAAGCTGGTCACCATCATCCTGGCGGTGGCTGTTGCCATCCTGCTTGTGATCGCCATCATGGCCGGATTCGCCTTCTGGAAGTACAAATCAG ggaggaagaagaagggttATGATCCGGCATCAG GGCTCACCATCTAA
- the LOC128135850 gene encoding class I histocompatibility antigen, F10 alpha chain-like isoform X1 — protein MGPGRGLGPGPGPGPGPGPGLGLGLGLGLLLGVLVGAASAFHSLRYFDVAVSEPSPGVPQFVIVGYVDGNLIVRYDSETGKMVPRADWMADNLDQQYWDTQTQIGQSNQQNDRIDLNTLRDRYNQSRGAHTLQTMYGCDILEDGSTRGYRQDAYDGRDFIAFDLDTMTFTAADAAAQITKRKWEKDGTVAEQWKHYLKNTCIEWLRKYVSYGRAVLERKEPPMVRVSGKEAHGILTLYCRAYGFYPRPITVSWLKDGEVRDQETEWGSIAPNSDGTYYTWASIEALPEEKDKYRCRVEHASLPEPGLFMWETESKLVTIILAVAVAILLVIAIMAGFAFWKYKSGRKKKGYDPASGTDGGSGSSAKGLTV, from the exons atggggccgggccggggactgggaccgggaccgggaccgggaccgggaccgggaccgggactgggactgggactgggactggggctgctgctgggggtccTCGTCGGGGCGGCGAGCG CATTCCACTCCCTGCGCTACTTCGATGTTGCCGTGTCAGAGCCCAGCCCGGGGGTGCCCCAGTTTGTCATTGTGGGGTACGTGGACGGGAACCTCATTGTACGCTACGACAGTGAGACAGGGAAGATGGTGCCCCGGGCAGACTGGATGGCGGACAACCTGGACCAGCAGTACTGGGACACCCAGACCCAGATAGGACAGAGCAATCAGCAGAATGACCGCATTGACCTGAACACGCTGCGGGACCGCTACAACCAGAGCAGGG GGGCTCACACGCTGCAGACCATGTACGGCTGTGACATCCTGGAGGACGGCAGCACCAGGGGGTATCGTCAGGACGCCTACGACGGGAGGGATTTCATCGCCTTCGACTTGGACACGATGACATTCACCGCGGCAGACGCGGCGGCGCAAATCACCAAGAGAAAGTGGGAGAAGGACGGGACTGTCGCTGAGCAGTGGAAGCACTACCTGAAGAACACCTGCATCGAGTGGCTGAGGAAATACGTGAGCTACGGGCGGGCCGTGCTGGAGAGGAAAG agccccccatgGTCCGAGTGTCAGGGAAGGAGGCCCACGGGATCCTGACCTTGTACTGCCGCGCTTACGGCTTCTACCCGCGGCCCATCACCGTCAGCTGGCTGAAGGACGGCGAGGTCAGGGACCAGGAGACCGAGTGGGGCAGCATCGCGCCCAACAGCGATGGCACCTACTACACCTGGGCCTCCATCGAGGCCCTTCCAGAGGAGAAGGACAAGTACCGGTGCCGCGTGGAGCACGCCAGCCTGCCCGAGCCCGGCCTCTTCATGTGGG AGACGGAGTCCAAGCTGGTCACCATCATCCTGGCGGTGGCTGTTGCCATCCTGCTTGTGATCGCCATCATGGCCGGATTCGCCTTCTGGAAGTACAAATCAG ggaggaagaagaagggttATGATCCGGCATCAG GCACGGACGGCGGGTCTGGCAGCTCAGCCAAAG